A DNA window from Arachis duranensis cultivar V14167 chromosome 3, aradu.V14167.gnm2.J7QH, whole genome shotgun sequence contains the following coding sequences:
- the LOC107479939 gene encoding pentatricopeptide repeat-containing protein At1g74750, with protein MQNMLRAKQIGTLSSSARTFLLGGTRCNAADGNSCTCSEDETCVSRRQDMKNEVLSAQKPSSAASRAISGVEVLVSGNSANGPASHKIEGADQSTCVQQIRSTSSPSSIPNSVTYASLADGVQNHSAHSTPLNADQFYRAGIAAVNFLSDLVNYKLPISDGMGILSYSKNMVDPARALPNIRSSNVRQIRRENFTSVHPKPPVSTPIEQPSNHTSNCHGAKGKGKTNIATGFKHDASSRTEKSGVAPNLPLNNQDRRALPQRTRTHSNRFVSNSGSSMQPENPQMSTFRESFNRHPRDMKMSAGIASSNRHFTNTGRVVEIVSDILRQLKWGPVTEKALSNLNFSIDPYQANQILKNLQDHSLALNFFYWLKRHPGFYHDGHTYTTMVGILGRARQFGAINKLLEQMVKDGCKPNVVTYNRLIHSYGRANYLKEALNVFNQMQEVGCEPDRVTYCTLIDIHAKAGYLDVAMSMYDRMQEAGLSPDTFTYSVIIHSLGKSGNLAAAHRLFCEMVNQGCVPNLVTYNIMIALQAKARNYQTALKLYRDMKNAGFEPDKVTYSIVMEVLGHCGYLEEAEAVFIEMKRKNWVPDEPVYGLLVDLWGKSGNVEKAWEWYQAMLTAGLLPNVPTCNSLLSAFLRMHRLPDAYNLLQSMVALGLNPSLQTYTLLLSCCTDAQSPYDMGFCCELMAITRHPAHAFLVSMPAAGPDGQNVRDHVSKFLDLMHSEDREGKRGLVDAVVDFLHKSGLKEEAGSVWEVAAQRNVYPDAVKEKSSCYWLINLHVMSDGTAVTALSRTLAWFRKEMLISGIIPSRIDIVTGWGRRSRVTGTSLVRQAVHELLHIFSFPFFTENGNSGCFVGCGEPLSKWLLHPYVERMHLL; from the exons ATGCAG AACATGTTACGAGCCAAGCAGATTGGTACACTTTCAAGCAGTGCTAGAACTTTTCTCCTTGGTGGTACACGATGTAATGCAGCCGATGGCAATTCATGCACTTGCTCCGAGGATGAAACATGTGTGTCAAGAAGACAGGACATGAAAAATGAGGTTTTAAGTGCACAGAAACCATCCTCTGCTGCATCAAGAGCCATATCTGGAGTAGAAGTGCTGGTTTCAGGAAATTCAGCCAATGGGCCAGCTTCCCACAAGATTGAAGGTGCTGACCAATCCACTTGTGTACAACAAATCAGGTCTACTTCTAGTCCATCAAGTATACCAAACTCTGTAACATACGCTAGTCTTGCTGATGGTGTTCAGAACCATTCTGCACACTCAACTCCCCTTAATGCAGACCAGTTTTACAGGGCCGGTATTGCAGCTGTCAATTTTCTTTCTGATTTAGTAAATTATAAGCTTCCTATATCAGATGGGATGGGAATACTAAGCTATTCTAAAAATATGGTTGATCCTGCAAGGGCCCTACCCAACATCAGATCTTCCAATGTGAGACAAATAAGAAGAGAGAATTTTACTAGTGTTCATCCCAAACCACCTGTTTCTACTCCTATAGAGCAGCCATCAAACCATACAAGTAATTGTCATGGTGCAAAGGGAAAAGGTAAAACAAACATAGCCACAGGATTTAAGCATGATGCTTCTTCAAGGACAGAGAAGTCAGGGGTGGCACCAAATCTCCCTTTAAACAATCAAGACCGCAGGGCCTTGCCACAGAGGACAAGAACTCACTCAAACCGCTTTGTGTCAAATTCTGGTTCCAGCATGCAACCTGAAAATCCACAAATGTCCACATTTAGGGAAAGTTTCAATAGACACCCCAGGGATATGAAAATGTCAGCTGGAATTGCTTCGTCCAACAGGCACTTTACAAACACAGGGCGTGTTGTAGAAATAGTTTCAGACATATTGCGGCAGTTAAAGTGGGGTCCTGTTACGGAGAAGGCTCTATCTAACCTGAACTTTTCCATTGATCCATATCAAGCTAATCAAATCCTGAAGAACCTTCAGGACCATTCACTTGCTCTAAACTTTTTTTACTGGTTGAAGCGACACCCTGGATTCTATCATGATGGCCATACTTACACCACCATGGTTGGAATCTTGGGCCGTGCAAGACAGTTTGGGGCAATAAACAAATTGCTTGAGCAGATGGTCAAGGATGGATGCAAGCCCAATGTTGTAACTTATAATCGTCTGATTCACAGCTATGGCCGTGCAAACTACTTGAAGGAAGCGCTAAATGTGTTCAATCAAATGCAAGAGGTGGGATGTGAGCCTGATCGTGTCACATATTGTACACTCATAGATATCCATGCAAAAGCAGGATATCTTGATGTTGCCATGTCTATGTATGACAGAATGCAGGAAGCTGGCCTTTCTCCTGACACATTCACTTACAGTGTCATAATCCACAGTCTTGGAAAATCGGGTAACTTAGCTGCTGCCCATAGGCTATTTTGTGAGATGGTTAATCAGGGTTGTGTTCCTAATCTAGTCACATACAACATCATGATTGCTTTGCAAGCTAAAGCGAGGAACTATCAGACAGCATTGAAACTATATCGTGACATGAAGAATGCAGGATTTGAGCCTGATAAGGTTACTTATAGCATAGTAATGGAGGTGCTTGGCCACTGTGGGTATCTTGAGGAAGCGGAAGCAGTTTTCATTGAGATGAAACGGAAAAATTGGGTGCCGGATGAACCTGTTTATGGTCTTCTAGTAGACCTGTGGGGAAAGTCTGGTAATGTTGAGAAGGCTTGGGAGTGGTATCAGGCAATGCTGACTGCAGGTTTGCTTCCAAATGTACCAACCTGCAATTCCCTTCTCAGCGCATTCCTCAGGATGCATCGGTTGCCAGATGCATATAATCTTCTGCAAAGCATGGTGGCTCTTGGTCTAAACCCTTCTTTGCAGACTTATACTTTGCTTCTCAGTTGTTGCACGGACGCACAATCACCTTATGACATGGGATTCTGTTGTGAGCTTATGGCAATTACTCGCCATCCTGCTCATGCATTTCTAGTCTCCATGCCGGCAGCAGGGCCTGATGGTCAAAATGTGCGGGATCATGTCAGCAAGTTCTTGGACCTTATGCATTCTGAGGATAGAGAGGGCAAACGGGGACTTGTTGATGCAGTGGTGGATTTTCTTCACAAATCCGGACTCAAGGAGGAGGCCGGTTCGGTTTGGGAAGTGGCAGCACAAAGAAATGTGTATCCAGATGCTGTCAAGGAGAAAAGCTCTTGTTACTGGCTCATAAATCTTCATGTTATGTCTGATGGAACTGCTGTGACGGCATTGTCTAGAACACTTGCTTGGTTTCGCAAAGAGATGCTGATATCTGGGATCATCCCTAGTCGGATTGATATTGTGACCGGATGGGGTCGGAGGAGCAGGGTGACAGGTACCTCCCTGGTTAGACAGGCAGTGCATGAACTGCTGCACATATTCagttttccctttttcactgaAAACGGCAATTCAGGCTGTTTTGTGGGGTGTGGGGAACCCCTAAGTAAATGGTTACTCCACCCTTATGTGGAAAGGATGCATTTACTTTAG